CGACGACGAACACCTCTTTTTCAGCGATGCAGAGGATGTTGTTGTCGAACGAAGCACCGTCGATGATGCGTTTTGCCGCGCGTTTGAGGCAGGCCGTCTCATCGACCAAAACCGGCGGGTTGCCCGGTCCCGCGGCAATGACCTTTTTCCCCGCCTTGAAGGCTGCCTGCACGACCGCCGGACCGCCGGTAGCGCAGATCAACGGTAGAGCAGGATGGTTGAACAAAATCTGCATGCTTTCGATGGTCGGTTCGCGCACCATGGACGCCAAATTGGCCGGGCCGCCCGCCTGAATGATGGTGCGGTTGAAAATCTCCATAGCATAGGCGGAGACTTTTTTTGCGGCCGGATGCACGTTAAAGACCACACCGTTTCCGGCGGCGATCATCATGATGATGCTGTTGAGCATCACCGGTACCGGATGGGTCGAGGGCGTGACAGCGGCAATGACGCCGTAGGGCGCCCAATCTTCGTAAACCAGGCCGTAATCGCCCGTCCAGGCTTTGGCCTCGAGGTCTTCGATGCCCGGGGTCGCATCGGCGGCGTTGTGACATTTGACGATTTTGTCCTCCACGCGGCCCATCCCCGTCTCCTGCTGCTCCATGCGCGCAAAAGTCTCGGCGTTGTCATGCGCCGCCTTGCGGAGCGCCGCGATAACCTTTTGCTTGTCGCGCTTTTTGACGGTCATCCAGACTTTTTGCGCCGCCAAGGTTGCTTCAATGGCCTCGTTTATATCGTCAAAGACGCCGGTTGTGTTGGTCGTCGACGCCGATACCGCTTTGGGTGCGGACGTCGGCTGAACGGCCTGCAGCCGCTGCATGACTTCTTCTACAATGGCGGAAACAAGTTTGTCATCCATAACTGCTCCTAAAAGATCATCTCGCCGAAGGCGTTGTGAGGATCGATGCCTGCGGCGTTGGCTTCGTCGGTATCGATGTGCATCTGCAAAATCAGTCCTTCCTTGATGCGCACGACCACATCATCGAAGGTGAGGGAGGCTGTGCCGTAGGCCTTGACCTTGATCTTGTCACCCTGTTTGAGGCCGAAACGTCGAGCATCTTCGGGGCTCATGTGAATGTGGCGCATGGCGCGGATGGCGCCTTCCGGGAGCCGCAGCACTCCGGCCGGCCCGATGACCACGAACGGAGCGCTGCCTTTGATGTCGCCGGACATGCGGCACGGCAGCTGCATTCCCAAAAAGATGCCGTCGGTATAGGCGAGCTCCAGTTGCGTCGCCTCCCGCACCGGTCCTAAAATACGCACTTGGCCGAATAAGCGGCGGTTGGGTCCCATGACCGCCACGGTCTCTTCGGCGGCAAATTCGCCGGGCTGCGTGAGGTCGCGGAGCTTGGTCAGCTTGGCCCCGGGTCCGAACAAAATCTCCAGATGTTCCTGGCTGATGTGCAGGTGGCGCGCCGAGATGCCGATCGGCACCGTACGCTCTCCGTACGGCGGCAGCATCTCATCAATGACTTGGCGGACGATCTGTTCGACTCGTCCGGCTAAATTTGCGGGTAGTGGTTTCATAGATTTCCGGAATTTCGATTAAAGCGTGCGCTATGTTATATGTTCATGCCCGACTCGACTGTTTCTAACGGAAATCAATCGAGTGCAGGAGCTCGAAAAATCCGATCTCGCCGCAAAGCTGAAAGGCTTAGATGTAATCGCGATACAATCCCGGCGCCGGCGCCGGAATGATTGCCTGATTGACGAGCAGGCCTTTGGAGACGGCCACTTTTGCGCCGGCTTCGACGGCGGCCCGTACGGCCGAAACATCGCCGGTCAGGCTTACGAACGCTTTGCCGCCCAAAGCCATGGCAAG
The DNA window shown above is from candidate division KSB1 bacterium and carries:
- a CDS encoding aldehyde dehydrogenase encodes the protein MDDKLVSAIVEEVMQRLQAVQPTSAPKAVSASTTNTTGVFDDINEAIEATLAAQKVWMTVKKRDKQKVIAALRKAAHDNAETFARMEQQETGMGRVEDKIVKCHNAADATPGIEDLEAKAWTGDYGLVYEDWAPYGVIAAVTPSTHPVPVMLNSIIMMIAAGNGVVFNVHPAAKKVSAYAMEIFNRTIIQAGGPANLASMVREPTIESMQILFNHPALPLICATGGPAVVQAAFKAGKKVIAAGPGNPPVLVDETACLKRAAKRIIDGASFDNNILCIAEKEVFVVEKVADEFMKTMEAFGAVRLNSEQIRILESKAFIRRDGHVMVNREFIGKNANVLARAVGLELSDDVRLLFGETDFGSLFVQEEQM
- a CDS encoding phosphate propanoyltransferase, whose amino-acid sequence is MKPLPANLAGRVEQIVRQVIDEMLPPYGERTVPIGISARHLHISQEHLEILFGPGAKLTKLRDLTQPGEFAAEETVAVMGPNRRLFGQVRILGPVREATQLELAYTDGIFLGMQLPCRMSGDIKGSAPFVVIGPAGVLRLPEGAIRAMRHIHMSPEDARRFGLKQGDKIKVKAYGTASLTFDDVVVRIKEGLILQMHIDTDEANAAGIDPHNAFGEMIF